TCAGGTCCCCATATCCCAGGTCATCGACTAGAATGACAAGTACATTGGGCGATGCTGGTTTTGTGTTCGCGTCTGCTGCGCTCGCACTCCAGAATAGAATGAGTAGTAGGAAAAAAAACGCTTGCAAAGAATGGGGCACTCGCATCAGATGAGATTCTTTCTGTTTCATAGAACGTAGTTAGCTGCTTCTTATGTTGCGAAATCAGTCCATAACTTTTCAAATTCTGATTCAAACCGAATCAGCAAATCAGGGTCATTCGTAATAATCAAATTTTCAGAATTATTTATTGAAGCACTTCGAGTCCAATTATAACTACCGGTCAGTATCAATTGGGAATCAAATAAGGCAAATTTATGATGCATATGAAATTTCGTTTTATCAATCCTGACGGGGATACCTGACTCAGAAAGATGTTCTATGTCAGAACCGAGGTCGAACGATTTATCATTATCAGAAATAACACGAATTTGGACTCCACGTTGATGCGCATCTTTGATTGCGGTTGTTACGCGGTCGTCAGTAATTGTGAAAACACAGATATCAATCTGCTTACGGGCAGAAGAAATCAATCTGCAAATTCGATGGGAACAATCATCTCCAGGGCTGAATAATGCCTCTGAACTCAGAGAGGATTCTTTTTTACCAGCATTCGACAAAATTTTCATAACTTCTTCTAACCAATTTAAACAGTCATTGTCAGAAGAACTTGCTGGTCTATACTCTCTAAAGATCTGAAATGCTTCGACGCGGATCAGGGATAAGCTCTGGTCCGTCAGTTTAACATGAGAAAAAATTTGATTTAACGCAGTGCGTTCGCTACGAGTCATCTTATAATCGTCGAATGTCTGTAACAGCATATTGCGGATTTGTGAACGATCCATTAGTTTGCCATTGATACTATCTAGAGAAATATGGTGCTAGGAGTTGTTAAGAATTCCATGACATGTTTCAATTCATAGTAGCGTACATTCTCTTTATGGAAAAGATACACAGATGAAACTATTGATCGCAGGCAGTTCAGGACTCGTTGGAACAGAATTATGTCGGGAGCTGGAAGCGGATTCAGCCAATGAAGTTGTACGGTTGATTCGTGAAAAGTCTTCTGATACATCAGGCAAAACAGCCATCTGGCAACCCAATCAGGATGTCCTGTCGCCGGAAGTTTTTTCGGGAGTTGATGCTGTCATCCACCTTGGGGGAGTCAATATTGCTGATAAGCGTTGGACAGCCGATGTAAAACAAGCGATCTTTAATAGCCGTGTGCAATCAACTAAGCTACTGGCAAATACGATGGCCTCTCTCGAGACTCCTCCTTCCACGTTTTTATGCGCCTCTGCAATTGGATTTTACGGAAATCGCAGTGATGAACGGCTCGATGAATCCAGCGAAAGAGGTCAGGGATTTTTAGCAGATGTCTGTGATGCCTGGGAACATGCCACGCAACCTGCTGCAAGTGCGGGAATTCGTGTCATCAATATGCGATTGGGGATGATTCTAGATAAACGGGAAGGTGCGTTAGCAAAAATGCTAACGCCATTCAAATTGGGAGCAGGAGGAAAGGTGGGGGCCGGATCACAATATTGGAGTTGGATCGCTTTGCCAGATGTGATTAAAGCAATTCAGTTCTGTTTGCAAAATAAGGAAATAGAAGGTCCTGTCAATTTTGTGGCTCCCGATGAAGTCACTAATCTGGAATTCACTAAAACACTGGGGACTGTTCTGTCGCGACCGACTGCCTTGCCAGTCCCTGCCTGGGGAATTAAAGCCCTGTTAGGCGAAATGGGACAGGAATTAATACTAAGTAGTGCTCGAGTGACGCCACAACGGTTGCGGGATGCCGGGTATCAGTTTCAATATGCCAAGTTAGAAAGTGCGTTACGCGGCATTCTCTAATCTCACAACGGATTCTGATAAACTACACTATTGGAGAATCGGAAGTGATGAGCTTGGATTGTGCTGATATTCTTTGGTGACAATCGAACCAATAAGCGTGGTGGGTGTGACATCAAAGACTTCAACCTGGGCTAAAGATCCTGCCAGACGCGGATTCCCATCAAAGACAACAATTCGATCACAGTTGGAACGTCCCATTAACTGTTCAGCCAGCGATTCATTTGAATTTTCAGTCACTTTTTGTGCGGACTTACTTGGTCCTTCAACGAGGACTTCCACTTGCCTGCCGATGAATTCCGCATTGTCTTCTTCGCTGATTTCATTTTGTAATTTCAGCATTTCATTGTTACGACGCTTCTTGACTTCATCTGGAATATCATCTGAAAATCGTTCGGCTGCTTTTGTGCCGGGGCGTTCGCTATATTTGAAGATGAAACTGTTTTTAAACCGAAATTCACGAATTGATTCCAGGCTTTTCTGATGTGATTCTTCTGTTTCGCCGGGATGTCCCACAATAAAATCACTCGAGACAGAGCAGCCAGGCAGAATCTCATTAATCCGTTGCATCATATCGCGATAATCTTCAACGGTATAGCCGCGCTTCATATATTTCAAAACGTCATTGCAACCATGTTGCAAAGGAACGTGCAAATAACGAGTCGCCTTGGGGAGATCTCGAATCGCTTCCAGCAGATCGTTCGTCATATCTTTAGGATAGCTGGTAACGAACTTGATACGATCGATTCCTTCAATATCATGAATAAGAGATAGCAAATCAGACAAGCGAAAGAGTTTGCCATCCTGAGTGTGTTTGTAGCTGTTGACAGTTTGCCCCAAAAGAGTGACTTCTTTGACCCCCTGATCAGCCAGCACTCTGACTTCAGAAGCAATCTCTCTTGGCGAGCGACTTTGTTCGGGACCTCTTGTCGAAGGAACGACACAATACGAACAAAACTTGTCGCAGCCAATCATGATCCGCACAAATGCCTGGAATGGTGAAGGTCGCATTTCGGGATCACGCAATGGATCATAGCTTTGGAAGCTGTTTGTGATTTCCGAATGTTTTCCGTCTTTGCGTCCTAGGCCTACAGCGAGTTCGCGGCTGCGTTGATTCTGACTATGATGAATTCGTGCTTTATCAATTAAACTTGATACTTGAGCAAGCTGACCGGTTCCAACAACGAAATCAACCTGGGGCGCTTTTTGAAAAATCAGTTTCTGATCTTTCTGCGCCATACAGCCCATCACTCCGATTACTTTTTTCGGATTTTTTCGAGCTCCATATCGAAGTCTACCTAATGAGCTATAAATCTTATGCTCAGCATGCTCTCTGACACTACATGTGTTAAAGAGGATGGTTTCTGCTTCCTTAACGTCTTTTGTCAGTTCATATCCACGTTTTCGAAGGTCTGCCACAACCAGCTCACTGTCGAGCATATTCATCTGACAGCCCACAGTTTCTATGTAAAGTTTGTGGTTATGGCCAGTCAGGATTTCTGAATCAACTGCAGTATCGCTAACAGGGAGGGGCTCTGCTGCATGGTCATTGGTTTGATCAACGTGAGACATTAATGGATTCAATTACTCTCTATAAACAAAAAAACTGCGAGCAGAATGTAAAACAATCAGCCCGCATCAGATTATCCTGAAATCATAAGTGACTAAGCTGCTGGTGCTTTTTGATCTGAAGGATTCGGTTTTACTTCTTGATCTGGCGAATCACTTTGAGATACTTTTTTCCCATTTTGGGATAATTCTTGTGTATACTCAAGAGCCAATTGGTGGGCGACCACTTTCTTGTGATGCGTCATTAATGATGCCAGAGACTTCAGAGCTAAAAGTGAAGCAACGACATACAAGACCAGATTCCAGACATCCATGTCAATCCTCCCTGAGATCCATGGTGGCACAATTATCGTGATTTCAGTAATAACTTACTGTTGAAAACTCCCTTGAACTTATCGAATACAAGCTGAAACGAGGTTCATTTTGTATTTTTGCAACACTTGAAGATAATTCAATATCATTTGAGCCAGATTCATGAAACCTACTCAAAAGAATCATAAAAAACACGTATTTTCTGCTGATTCATTCGAAAAAGAAGCAAATGAACTGGCATTTTTGCATTAATTCATTTCAAAGCCAAGCGATTTGCAAATGACTATTCGCGAACACGTTCCACGTAGGAGCCTGTGGCGGTTTCTACCTTAATTTTTTCACCAACATTAATAAACGCAGGCACGTTCACTGTAGCGCCGGTTTCGATGGTGGCTGGTTTTGTGACGTTTGTAGCTGTGTTTCCTTTGGCGGCTGGCTCAGTGTAGGTGACTTCAACAATCACCTGTTGTGGTGGATCCATACCGATCAACTGATCATTCCAGAATAAGAGGCCGCAAATTGCTCCATCCAGCAGGTATTCTGCAGCATTTCCGCATACTGATTCATCAATCGAATATTGTTCAAATGATTCATTGTCCATAAAGTGCAGACCGGTTGCATCTTTATAAAGGTATTGACCATCTCCCTTGCGGATATCAGCCTGTTCCAGGCTTTCGCCCCCACTTTTATAAGTGCGATCAAGTATGGTACCTTTGAGCAAATTTCTCAGTTTCGTACGGTATAAGGCCTGACCTTTGCCCGGCTTGACAAAGTTGACCTCAATCATTTCATAAGGATCACCGTCGACGATTACCTTAATACCTTTACGAAAATCGCCTGTACTGATTTGTGGCATTGCTGAATTTCTCTGACATTGAATGTGTTGTACAAAAATACGTTTGTGTAATGTATCCAAGGGCGAAAGAATAACATATCTTTCAACTATTGAAAACGGAGAGAGGTCGAATTGTTACTCAATTCCTGCCGCAGATTCTCTTGATTTTACGAGTAGAAAAAGAATTTTTGTGATTCAGTCAGGGTCTCAGACAGTCAGACGACTGAAATCAATCAGCTATATCTATTGGGAATGGATCAATTTATGTCACCCAGCATTGCAGAAACGACCTGGCAAAAATCGCTCGCTCAGGCAATCCGCGATCCCGAGGAACTGATAGCTCGGTTAAATTTACCGAGCAGTCTACTGCAACCCGCGTTACGATCTGTTCAATTGTTTCCATTGATGGTTCCCATTAGTTATTTGAACCGGATTGAGCATGGAAATCCAGCAGACCCGTTACTGAAACAAGTTCTGCCTTTGGAAATTGAGACCCAAACAGTTCCCGGTTTCACTACCGATCCAGTTGGCGATTTGAATGTCCGTAGTACTCCTGGAATGTTACATAAATATCAGGGGAGAGCACTCCTGATGGTAAGCGGTGCCTGTGCCATTCATTGCCGCTATTGTTTTCGCAGGCACTATCCCTATGGAGAGGAACCTCGCACCTTAGCTGATTGGGAGCCCGCCTGGAAATCACTATTATCTGATTCATCAATTCAAGAAGTGATTCTGAGCGGAGGCGATCCGTTATTACTGACTGATGTCCGTTTACAGGAACTATGCGAGCGAATCACTGAGATTCCTCACGTTAAGCGACTACGAATTCATAGCCGCTTGCCAGTTGTGCTTCCAGATCGAATTCATTCCGGTTTATTGGACTTGTTTCAACGTCTTACGGAAAACGGAACGACTGTCTGGATGGTCATACACGCTAACCATCCAAATGAACTTGCAGAGGATGTCGAAATTGCGATCCGTCAGCTATTACAGACAGGGATCCCGGTTTTGAACCAGTCTGTCTTGTTGAAAGGCGTTAATGACTCGGTTGATACACTTTTAAAGCTTTCTGAAAGCCTGATTAATCTGGGAGTCATGCCTTATTATTTGCATCAATTAGACCGTGTCAGCGGAGTAGCACACTTTGAAGTTGCGGAGGAGCAGGGCCGTGAACTGATTTGTGAATTACGAAGGCGACTTCCCGGCTATGCAGTGCCACAATACGTCAGGGAAATCGAAGGCGAATCCCATAAAATCTCTTTACTGGGCTGATATTTATTTTCGGTCGGAGAGGAATTGAACCAACTCGGAAAATCGCTCACCTCGCTCTACAAAGCTGGAAAACCAGTCATAACTTGCACAGCCCGGTGAAAGTAAAATCACATCACCTGGTTCAGAGTGTTGAAAAGCCCAATCAAATGCCTCTTGAAATGATTTGTGAGGGTGAGAAATCAATGCCGAAGCAACTTGACTCTCAGCGGGCTTGAGATTTTCTAGGAGAAGATCTAATGTCGATCCTGTTTCTCCCATCAGGGCTGTCGCTTTTGTCTTGAGAATTGTTTTTGCAAACTCTGTCAGATCCACTTTTTTGTCAGACCCACCCGCCAATAAAATAACAGGGACTTGAGAAAACGCATTGATTGCACAAATAGCAGATTCGGGTGTCGTAGCCAGTGAATCGTTATAAAAACGCCGGTTCTGGAATTCACCGACGAATTGCAATCGATGAGGTAAACCTTGAAATGCTTCTAAGCCTGTTTGTATCGCTGCTTCATTAATCTGTACGCAACAGCAAGCGGAAATTGCTGCAGCCGCGTTCATGCGATTATGCCTGCCTGGCACTTTGAGTTCTACCTGAAATTCCCTTTTGGGATCGGAAATCATAAAGGAATCATTATCCATCAACACATCCGGCTGCAGATGTGGTATGGCTCCAAATGTGGAAATGTTCCCATGTCTTTTCCAACTCTGTAAATCTGAATCATCGGCATTAAGGACAGCAAAATCATGTTCTGTTTGCCAACACAAGATGGTTTGTTTCGATTGTCGATAGTGTTCCAGGGTTTGATGCCAGTCCAGATGATTCGGACTAAAATTGGTCACAACTCCCACATGCGGACTGGCTTGAATACGATTCAGTGCATCCAGTTGAAAACTACTGAGCTCTAATACAACCCAGTCTTCCGGTTGGATCTGATCAACAACAGGTAACAGGCTCACGCCAATATTTCCGCCTAACCAGCAGCGAGTTCCGTTCGCCTCCAGAATCGAATAGATCATTGCTGCTGTAGTCGATTTTCCATTACTGCCAGTAACTCCAATGACTCTACCACGGTTCAATTGCCAAAAAAGTTCGATTTCACTGGTTACTGGGATACATTGTTCTTGCGCATATTTGACGAGTGGGTGAGCAGGGGGGATCGCAGGATTCAGGACCAATAAATCTGTCGCAGGTAATTCGGTTGATGAACTTCCCAATTCATATGTGATGTCGGGATACAAGCTGAGTTGTTTTAGTGATTCAGAGAGAGTCTCTTCATTTTGGCTATCAATGACACTGATACAAACACCCAATCGGGAAAGGTACTCAACGGCTGCAATTCCCCCTCCAAACCGCCCTAAACCAAGCACGGTTGCACGTTTCCCTTTCAAATCAAAGTCATGAATCAGGAAAGGTTTGATTGGCATAAGCTATTTTCTCGCTTTGAGTGCAACAACAAATTTTTGCACACAAGTTAGATTAAGAAAACTCCAAAGAGATTGAAATGATCAGGTAAGGGACTCTTGCATCAGTAGGTTTGCATATTTAGAAAATCCTCGGTAGTCTAATTTTGAATTCATAATCATTCAACATTGGTCAATGAGAGGATCAGCACATGATACTCGCTGCTCAGAAAAATATCTGGTTAGGACTCCATCCAGCTGACTGGATTGTACTGGCGCTTTATTTCGTCGTCATTCTTGCCATTGGTATCTGGTCGGTCAAAAAAGTGAAAGATATGGCGGACTTCTTCATGGGAGGCCGTCGGTTTGGCAAAGTGTTCATGATGTTTTTTGCCTTTGGTTCCGGTACAAGCAGCGAACAGGCCATCAGTGTCGTAGCGGGAACATGGCGCGCAGGACTGGCTGGTATCTGGTGGCAGTTTCTCTGGTTATGGGCAACTCCCTTTTATTGGATTGTCGCTCCTATCATGCGGCGGATGCGGGCGCTGACTACCGCTGATTTCTTCGAGACCCGCTTTAATGGTCCCACCGCTGTGATGTATTCTTTCTATGGCATTGCGA
The Gimesia aquarii DNA segment above includes these coding regions:
- a CDS encoding phospholipase D-like domain-containing protein gives rise to the protein MDRSQIRNMLLQTFDDYKMTRSERTALNQIFSHVKLTDQSLSLIRVEAFQIFREYRPASSSDNDCLNWLEEVMKILSNAGKKESSLSSEALFSPGDDCSHRICRLISSARKQIDICVFTITDDRVTTAIKDAHQRGVQIRVISDNDKSFDLGSDIEHLSESGIPVRIDKTKFHMHHKFALFDSQLILTGSYNWTRSASINNSENLIITNDPDLLIRFESEFEKLWTDFAT
- a CDS encoding TIGR01777 family oxidoreductase — protein: MKLLIAGSSGLVGTELCRELEADSANEVVRLIREKSSDTSGKTAIWQPNQDVLSPEVFSGVDAVIHLGGVNIADKRWTADVKQAIFNSRVQSTKLLANTMASLETPPSTFLCASAIGFYGNRSDERLDESSERGQGFLADVCDAWEHATQPAASAGIRVINMRLGMILDKREGALAKMLTPFKLGAGGKVGAGSQYWSWIALPDVIKAIQFCLQNKEIEGPVNFVAPDEVTNLEFTKTLGTVLSRPTALPVPAWGIKALLGEMGQELILSSARVTPQRLRDAGYQFQYAKLESALRGIL
- the miaB gene encoding tRNA (N6-isopentenyl adenosine(37)-C2)-methylthiotransferase MiaB gives rise to the protein MSHVDQTNDHAAEPLPVSDTAVDSEILTGHNHKLYIETVGCQMNMLDSELVVADLRKRGYELTKDVKEAETILFNTCSVREHAEHKIYSSLGRLRYGARKNPKKVIGVMGCMAQKDQKLIFQKAPQVDFVVGTGQLAQVSSLIDKARIHHSQNQRSRELAVGLGRKDGKHSEITNSFQSYDPLRDPEMRPSPFQAFVRIMIGCDKFCSYCVVPSTRGPEQSRSPREIASEVRVLADQGVKEVTLLGQTVNSYKHTQDGKLFRLSDLLSLIHDIEGIDRIKFVTSYPKDMTNDLLEAIRDLPKATRYLHVPLQHGCNDVLKYMKRGYTVEDYRDMMQRINEILPGCSVSSDFIVGHPGETEESHQKSLESIREFRFKNSFIFKYSERPGTKAAERFSDDIPDEVKKRRNNEMLKLQNEISEEDNAEFIGRQVEVLVEGPSKSAQKVTENSNESLAEQLMGRSNCDRIVVFDGNPRLAGSLAQVEVFDVTPTTLIGSIVTKEYQHNPSSSLPILQ
- the efp gene encoding elongation factor P, with product MPQISTGDFRKGIKVIVDGDPYEMIEVNFVKPGKGQALYRTKLRNLLKGTILDRTYKSGGESLEQADIRKGDGQYLYKDATGLHFMDNESFEQYSIDESVCGNAAEYLLDGAICGLLFWNDQLIGMDPPQQVIVEVTYTEPAAKGNTATNVTKPATIETGATVNVPAFINVGEKIKVETATGSYVERVRE
- the epmB gene encoding EF-P beta-lysylation protein EpmB; translated protein: MSPSIAETTWQKSLAQAIRDPEELIARLNLPSSLLQPALRSVQLFPLMVPISYLNRIEHGNPADPLLKQVLPLEIETQTVPGFTTDPVGDLNVRSTPGMLHKYQGRALLMVSGACAIHCRYCFRRHYPYGEEPRTLADWEPAWKSLLSDSSIQEVILSGGDPLLLTDVRLQELCERITEIPHVKRLRIHSRLPVVLPDRIHSGLLDLFQRLTENGTTVWMVIHANHPNELAEDVEIAIRQLLQTGIPVLNQSVLLKGVNDSVDTLLKLSESLINLGVMPYYLHQLDRVSGVAHFEVAEEQGRELICELRRRLPGYAVPQYVREIEGESHKISLLG
- the murD gene encoding UDP-N-acetylmuramoyl-L-alanine--D-glutamate ligase; this translates as MPIKPFLIHDFDLKGKRATVLGLGRFGGGIAAVEYLSRLGVCISVIDSQNEETLSESLKQLSLYPDITYELGSSSTELPATDLLVLNPAIPPAHPLVKYAQEQCIPVTSEIELFWQLNRGRVIGVTGSNGKSTTAAMIYSILEANGTRCWLGGNIGVSLLPVVDQIQPEDWVVLELSSFQLDALNRIQASPHVGVVTNFSPNHLDWHQTLEHYRQSKQTILCWQTEHDFAVLNADDSDLQSWKRHGNISTFGAIPHLQPDVLMDNDSFMISDPKREFQVELKVPGRHNRMNAAAAISACCCVQINEAAIQTGLEAFQGLPHRLQFVGEFQNRRFYNDSLATTPESAICAINAFSQVPVILLAGGSDKKVDLTEFAKTILKTKATALMGETGSTLDLLLENLKPAESQVASALISHPHKSFQEAFDWAFQHSEPGDVILLSPGCASYDWFSSFVERGERFSELVQFLSDRK